gagtcctgtagaaaattcgtcgacgaacttcaaccctcgttgacgaatttcaggcttccaaaaatcctctctctcagtatcttctagTCGATGAATcctagcctcgtcgacaagctcttgttgtaccctcgtcgacgagtcccctgtcttcgtcgacgaggagctgaaaaattctcaggattatcctttccaaaatgcaatgtcattgactgcctccttctgtttccggtttccatttccctttatcGAGATGATGGAAGTCTTGATCTCGATTTGTGTCTCTTGAACACTCGAGAACCAGATGCATGACGGCGAGGTGTATGTGTCAagcacaaagtagtccctaagaggtcAAAGTGGTTGCTTCTCCACCACAGGTTGGTAGGGAGCTTGGGGTTCTGAGTTTTGAGTAGTGGGAACAAGATTACGTTCGACCATAGCTTTAAGTTCGGACGACTCAACACACTCAGGATTAGAGgtgggtttcctaagggacctacgggATCTCTTAATCTCGGGATCTATAGGAACTATCTTAGGATCCAAAGaacgcaaaccaaacatacacaatTGAAGCACATAGATTCAATACtttagtatataaaaaaaaaaacaaaattaaaaaagagaaaaaaaaaaaaaaaaaaggtagtaaTATGCTAAACTAGCAATTGGCTAATAACTGTAACCTAGTCCCCGACAACGGTGTCAAAATTTGGTAGGCACGCCAAGGCTTGGGTcattaactaccaaaaataatatttatagaaactaactaatcccaagttctatAGAAAGTGGGGAAAGTCAGTTATCGATCCACAAGGACTCAAGTGCAGTTATCAACCGTTTTCAatctagtttattatagccttgcgTAAAAAGAGAGTGTAAAGGTGGGGGCTTTTCTAGCAACCTAATGAAAAGCATGTAAAATCTATACTATCTCTACTCCTACAAAACAGTGCTTAATTAATAAATCGGACTTAGGATGTCGTGTGTGTAAACTCCGTTCAGTCAGCTATATGTATTAGGCTAAACGGTGAAAGGAACCATTCGaaggcatagggtagcaagggtgcaccagtcGTCTGGAGCACAATTGGGAACCGAAGTATACCTTATCTCAGTGACCACGCAAAACCTTTTTAGTATTTACTGCCTACTAAGTATATCTGACTAAATCGGTAGTAATGCTATCTTATCTTTAAGACTTCATAACAATCCAAGCAATAAAGGAAAGCAGTTAAATCAAAACACGTAAATCAAAGAAAGTAAAGATGACTTCGTATTGCAAACTTAAGAGTCTGTCATTAATAATCAAAATTACAATAGAGAACTAGAACATGAATGTAAATTGAAAGCAGTAAAgatgaaagcaagtaaaaaaGATGAATCCTTTGTATTCGAATCGTTTGTCACGAACGACTATCCATACAACTGAATGATCATCCAATCTACACGGAAAGCACAATAGTTTCGCCAGTTGTCACAGACCTTTGAATACACATTGCACAAATCAAAATATGTATTGAAATCTACACTACTCCTACTCTATATGGCTCTCAATGACGTCTTAAGTTTGTTAGTAAcataagagaggccaaagaggaacccagagaaCATGTTCGTAGTTATTATTTATActcattagggtttacaaggtttgaatttcaaaataggaaagttctacCAGTATCTCGCGGAAAAGATTGttgctgtcgaccaagtcgcaccCATGCATTCCCCTGATCGCGTTTTGGTTATGACTCGtgggaaatcaggaattcaacTTAAGCATCTTCTAAACTTACTCGCACCATAGGGTATTACTAGTCGTGTTGATAgttgagacttgcaggatctcaatCTTCGGGTAATTTCAGGAACTCGACTTGGTCGCCCTTCAAAGTCTCCCTGATCGAGCACTTCgtcgagactctcggtatttcttgGCTCAGTCAGCTTCAGTGTCTCGATGTGGTCGCCCttgagggtcacttggtcgatcacttggttgaaccttgcaaCAATCTTCttcagtttgaaccttggagtccGCAACTTGAgacttggtcgccccttgtgTTTCTAGTCACACCACATGATCGAGCATagtcttcttttcttttgatgatcCGAGGCTTTAGGGACTAGGCTAAACATCTAACTTAGGCTTTATGCGCTCCAATTATCCATTGGCTTCTTACAATGCTTTACTCCTCGGTTTTAACCTGTCTTTCCTAaaacacgaacaaaccttgcataactcctaACTATATTAACAAAGGGTTTCATACAAGATAAATGAGAATAAACAAAGGTAATTGAGGACTTAAActaatgcattttagggactcatcagtgATCACTCATTCAATATAATCGCCTTAAAAAACATATCATCTAAACAAAGTAAATCATGTGTGGCATAGTCATCCAAGTGattaagtggaaaaaaaaatcacCTAGAAGAGGTGTAAGTCAAACATTGTAGGTGAGACACAAATCGCCTAAGGAATGGAGTCGCTATCACACAGGTGAAGCAAAAGTTAAGTTGTCACGCAGGTGACAAAGAACATGTAGTCATCAGATGTTAATGGTTGCCTAAGCCATCGAGTGAAGTTTGTCCCTCATCAAATGACAATGGTCACCTAAATCATCAAGCGAAAGTTATCATCATCAATCAATAAGATAGAAAATCATTGAGCAAGCATGTCAACTATGATAAATTAGACCTTTATTTTCATGAAACACTCCCAATTTATAtgattagattttaaatattttataaacttCCTCTTTTGTTaggatttattattttgaatatatGTTCATACCTTAGAATTAATATAAGCTTGACCCGATAAGGGCATAAATGTGTAACATTTATTATAGGGAAATTTCCAACTTGACTCAATAAACATCATGCAATTACCCAATTCTAAACCAGCCTTAATGCCTTTcatccctcttctctctctctctccttaacttTTCTAAGTTAAGTCTTTTCACCTCCCTCTTTCCTCCAAACATTTCTATAATTCTTACTATTGCTATATCTTACACTTTTGATGAAAGTTGAAATAATGAATCCATTCATAGCTAATCCACCATTTGCCTATCTAAATTCATACCATCTCTTGAAAGCTGCTTGATATTTTATCTAAGAAATTTAAAGGTGAGATCTCCATTCTCCATCTATCAAAACCAACTTCACTTCATCCCTCAGAACTTCACTTTTTATGCTGGTGCTGACGGAAACTCAATATTTACATGCGAGTCTCCCTGATGCCAAAATTTTTTGGTCTACTGAAACAACTTCAACAAAGAATATAGGCCCAAGAAACTCACTTTATTTTGGCACATCAAAGAAATATAAATACAAAATGTATATACAGGTTAACATCATTGAAGTCCTTCACATCTCTGACAAAAGGTTGCTGATTTTTCGAAGTTCCTTCAGAGCAGCCATGGCTGTAACTTGTCCTTTGCCAACCAGTACATTTTTAGACAAGTTCTCCAAGGTTCCCACCTGACCCCGATCTTGCTGGAAAGCCGTCTCGATCACCTGCCAATCAAAATATTTGGGTAAGGAAGGGTAAGGAACACCGATCAACTAACTAAACACAGCAGAAAGAAATTATCCAGCCATGACTCAAGGTATTTGAGAAAGCAACTTCAGAGATGAATCCCTTGTGCGCTACAATGGCTAAAAATTGGCTATGGCCAACAATTAAATATTTCTATTTGCaaacacacccccccccccccttcccccaCCCCCCACATTGcaggaaatgaaaaataaaaaatttaaaaccataaaaacaaaattgctggaaataaataaagaaacaaTCGGGAAATGTAAGTGGAAAATGGCAACACGTCCAAACTAAGTGGCCAAGTCTATCAATTTCCAAAATATTAATTCTGAAGTACAACTGAAATACTCGGGTCCTGCTTCCTAAATTGATCCCCAAAGGTTTCTATTGCCATTTTCAACTGAGTTACATCCCTATACACACCACCAGCATCTCATTTTCTGCATTTGAAAATAATCACTtcttattttcaaataaataaatcagTCTAAGAAACTTGTCCAATAATTTCATATGCTTAAAAGGTTCTGTTCAACATCTAAAAGCAAATTCTCCTCAACAAGGTTACCGAAAGAACAAAAGAGAAGTGTTCTATATTACTGAAGATGCACACACTTAAAGTCAGATTGTTACCTGAATATTTTCAACCATTGACTGTCCAAGATTCCTTAGAGCAACCATCACATTCTGATCAATAGCATCTCCTTTAGTGCTCAAAGAAGAAAGATCAGTCCTATCAGTTACAGAGCATGCACTGCTGCCATTGGTAGATTTTGTGACCCCAGGGGCACCTCCTTTCTCTGATGTCCCTTCACCAGCAGCATTCCGCCCAAACTTCCAAAGCCACTGCAATTTACCTGGAAGGAGCTTCCGTTCTTTCAATCCATTTATGGGTTTTCCGGTagaatcatttttaaattcaaattctgGAAGGGCATTCTCAGGGGGATCTGAGACCGGAAGCGGTGAATCATCAGTGGTAGTTTGCAATGACTCCACATTGTTAGATTCATAATCATTTTCATCCAGGGATAAATTTGATGCAACACTACTTTTCTCTGAATCGTGATCATTAACTCTGCTAAAAGGACTTGTTGGGGATGAGAAAATAGAGGAATTTTCTTCACTACCAGTATTACCACTCAAACATCTTTCCTCAGCTGTAAAATTAAAGTTCTGATTTCTACCACCTTTTTCGTCCCTGTCAACTTCCACATGGAGTGGGCCTTTCGGGCCTGAAACTTCATTAGAGCTTGTTTTCTCAATATCTTTCTCCAGGCCAAGTTCACGTGACAAATCGTCTAGCAAACTTCGCCTGGTAGATAACCTGGGATCCTTTCTGCCACTGTCAACTTTAGCTGGAGATGGATCAGATTCTGCTCTCGATAAGCTCAATCTTACCTTTTCTGACCATCCTTTTTTCCGGGTCGGATCTTGTTTTCCTGAGCCACTGTGCCTAAGTTCTTCTGCCTTGTGCAAAACCCTCCACTGCTCTTCCCAGTAACTTTCAGGTACCGAACTTTGTGGAGTTTTAGGTGATACAGAATCAGATGAAAGGCTATTAGCTCTCAAAGGCACCGATCTACTTCGCTCATAAGCCGCACTTGTTGAAGGGAAAGGAGATGAGACATTTGCATCCAAAGCAACGGCTTGCAAAGATCTCGCCTTCTCAATAAGTTTTTTCAGATCTACATTCCCTGGAAAATTCAGCAATCTTTGAAGACAAGAAGTTGCATTCTCAGTAGCAAGCAGGGAAGATCTCAAATGAAGTAACATGGAAACTGCCATAGCAGAGATGAATGCCCCTCGAGGTGAACTAAGGACCCCAAAAGCTGCCACATCTTCTTCAGGGGCTTTACTTAATTGACCATTGTCCGACGCGAATATCTCATCCCATATTATCAAAAGGCCTTCGAGTGAAAATTCACGTCCAAATAAAACCCGTAACCAACGCAGGGCAAAGTACTGAGGTTCGACCCCAAGCTCAACAAGATGGCTATGAAGAGATGCATCAACAATAGAAAGCAAATGGTATAATGCAGAAGAAGCTTCAATCACAGGAGGTAAGCCGGTGTGAGACCCACCAGCAGGGGAGGGAGAGAAAAAGTCTGCCATAGCAACAGCGCCATGAGCCCCACTCATCAAAGCATCAAACATGCAATAAGCATCATGTTCCATAAATTTTTCTGATAGTACAATACCCAGTTCACCTTCTGCACCATAAGCATCACTTAGCAAAACAATGGATTGTATCTCAGGATCAAGCTCATTCAGACTGCTGACTTTCGTCATGTTTCCATGTGACGCAATCTCATCTTCCATGGAATCTGGGAACTTCTTCAAATCAAACTTGTATATCATATCACTTTCGTTAAATGACAGACCATCAAATTTATCAGTAAAATGGTCTTCATAAAGCTTTCGAACTTCAGAAAGACGCTCCACGTCCATATGAAGAACATATAAGAGAGGAGCTAAGAGTTCATGCATTCCTGTAACCAAACAGAGAAAAGCATGACTAGGAATGCCATAGAGAGAACTCAAATAAGAAAGATGAGTGCtagtattaaaatattttgataataaaCAACTGAAAATATTTAGTTGCAATTGAGAGTAAGCAAATAGTCTCAGTATATTAAAGGTCAAAAAATTAAGACATATATCTCATTTCCATTACATTCAATGCTATAATATAAGCCAAACTAGGGTTTGTGAGATAAATAGACTGCCTCAGTGAAAATTTCAGAAAACATGACCTGATTCCACTTATTCAAGAGGCACCTGCATGAATATAGTGCCATTGAAGTTTACAGCAATTCTCAATTATATTTtactaataaatattttttttcctaagaaAACATTATATAAGCAACAAGCATACTTCACATGAAATGAGACTGAAATTAATGCCTTCTAGTTCACATTTCACAAGCAATTCACTGTTCATCAAAAGAATAAAGTATCCTAACAGGAACTAGATACTTGAATAACTATCAAGCAACAGAAAATGGAAATAAGTAGTGTGCAAAGATCACTCGATCTCATGGAAATTATTCtcatagaagaaaaacaaaaatgggAACACTGCTCCCAATCAGGAGAGAAAAAAAGCCCAACCAGATTGAAGGTGTCAGTCAACCCAATCAGCAGGTGACAACACCCTATCCTCACTGTCCAAGTGTGGGAGTGTCTCTAGCGTATAATGACTAGGTTATCCTTTGACTAAGGGAATATTCTAATACAAAATAGGCAAGATTACTGTTTCCAAGAGTTCATTACATTCCCACAATTTCAAAAATGATGTGAACTTAAAAGGTACTTTCCTTAATATATGTgcaaattaaactttttcaactgGAAATAGAGAAAAACCAAAAAATGGGAAAATACTTTGGTTTTATGCTTTTGTCTTAGTGTATCTTACCTTGTCTGTACCCATACACTGGATGTTTAAGACACCATAATAACAATATTCGTCTTAGCATGCCTTGGCATCCCAGCGTCTGAAAGTAGCTCTCATGCTCTGGATATAGACGTGACAAATCCTGGTCAACCATTTTCTCCAGCTCAGCATTTCGAAAGAAGCGACCCCACATGCTATCTGCATACAAATCATAACAGAGTCAATGAAATCTGTAATCCTAACACCCATCAGGGAGTATAACCCAGGTTCTTAAAATTGGGATCCCAGATAAAGTCACTGGAAGGGCTAGCAGGATCAGATGGTAGGATTGGATTGACAATTCCAAGGCTctaaaaatgatataaaatagATCAAAATATGCTTTCATGgttattttttcataaatttaaatatttaaacctaAAAAATGATCTAGTATGCACGCAAGACTAGGAAAATAACAAGTAGCTCATATGGTAGAGCCCTCATGTAACAATGAGATTGCATGTCCAAATGGTTgcatttttaaatccaattagaTTATGATggaaaaagtatatttatttatagaaaatatatttatacGCATACACATACAATTTTTTAACAAGTATTAGTTAATATACAACTATACAACATGAACATctaaaacatatacataaaaaaGCAAACGAATAGCAAATGCCACACTATCAAGCCAGCACATTAACATTTTTGTTAACATTCAAGTAACTATTTAGTTCATTATCATCCCCGAGATCATCATGGCAACTTCATCAAGCCCATCATTAAaatcaccatcaccatcatcGTTATTATAATCAAATGCATTAGTGTattacatgtatgtttatattgtCAGCCTATATATTGGTGTCTGAAGTTTGAAACATTCAATCAACATCAATCTAAAGTAAAATCTTTGAGCCCATAATTTTGTTAATTCTAGATAAATCAAATCACTTCCTAAGTAGCCCTTTCCTCGTACAAGCTATATAGGAAAAAAATCAAGCCTATAGTACcttgataaaaatttaaaaatataatgttTTCATTGTATTGTAGGACCTCAAAATCCTGCCTCAATCATACTATGATCCCACCAATTCCACTATGAGCCTTACAATCTCCTACCAATAGGTGATTCTACATAGAATCAAGATCAATTTGGTGAAGTGGGATGTAGGATAGTGCAATCTAGACCAAGATTTTAACCTATGGGAACTACAGGGGCATGCGAAGGGCAACAACCCTCTCTAGAAGACAAATGGACATTCATGTAATATTCCTTTTATCTTCTCACAGCTCATAGGTGAAATAGTAATTTCACTGGTACCGGTCAACAATTATTTCTCCCTGTGCAAGTAAAAAAGATActttacatgaaaaaaaaaaatgaaaaggtaAATCAAGGTGCAAAACTTGATATATCTATTAGTAGAACAGCAACAGTTGTACATTAACTTGCAAGCCTTCAGTAAactgctttcctaagatgcattGCTTAATGCATATGAGGCAGTGCACAAAAAAACAGGCAATTGTACCTGGGTTTTGTGAAAGTGGATTGTCCATGACAAGACCAGGAGAATTACTTCCATCCTTGGGAAGGTGAGGATCAACTAAGAGACGCCTTCTCAAACCAGCATATCTGTGAAAGAGCACCAACATTGCTTAGAggttaaaacaaaaaaaatcacagAAACGGTTGTAAAAAAtagcagtttatttatttaagtaTGAAAGTGCCTAGATCCTTTCCTTCAATCAGACATCACTATCAAATCACTTCTTCTCTGAAATGGGGACCAGGTACAACAGCAAATTCTGATTGTAACGGTCCAAAAAAATTAGTTTGAGAATCAACGCTATTTTGATTAAAAACAACAAGTTAAAAAATTAACTGATCTATAACTAATAAATCCGAAAATTTTGATAGAACATTGACAAAACTTAAAGGTTTTAATAATGGTTGTCATTTGTTGGTAGACTAGAGAGCTTTCAGAAGAAAAAACAAATCAGCATAAGAATTTAATTAGTTACTTCAACTTAGCAACTGAACTGCATGTAATGAACCCAAAActaatatgaaaatcaaacaagcACAAATAAAATGCTTAAAACATAATAACTAACTAGACAGAAATAAATGGTGAACTCTTTTAATACCACTTGCATAACAGGGCAACAAGAAACAGGTAAAAGGTAATGTTCTGCCACTCAAAACACCCCAAAAAACCTTTTCATGTCTAATATTTAGGCATATTAGTGTATAGAACTGTCATGGATAACCACATATGCATAAGATATCAAGAATTTGGCTATCCTATAACTTTAAAAAAACAGCAGCATCTTGGAAGCCATGTGAAAATGGCTAAAAACTCTTCTCTCATCGCCcctaagagaaagagagagggaaagaaaaaGGGGGGCATTGTCCATTTGCTCCTTACAAGCATGTCTACAGCCTTTTCTCTCAAGGCGCATTATGGGATAATACCTGGACCAAATATTGTGTTCATGAACCAAAAGAAAGAAGATAGAAAAGTTTAGGACCCTAAGAAACTTGAAATAGGGGGAGAGAAACTTGCCAAAAGTAAAGGCTGCAGCTAAGagcattttttttatatgaaaatataggGCAGTGATTGCATGCCCGAAACGAAGCACCACGAGGAACACTTCCCCGTTTTGATCTTCACAGTTCACACGAGAAGTCCTCCTCTTATAACTCATCGCTCAGACTTCACAAAGCATCAACATATACTACTACTAAAGAAAAATTATAAGAATTgcaatatacaaacatatatatagatataaaatagGGATAATTTTCTAGTAATTTAAGAACAATATAGATTAACTATCCAAAACTAGAAATACCCATATCAACAAGTAAAAACCAAATGCTGGCTTCATcatgaaatttctaaaaatcattcAGACTGAGAATACCGGTATATGAACTTTTTTTTGTTAttcgtttattatatatatttttttattttattatttatatttattttttggagAGAGAAGGATACCTCCTCCTAGAATCAGCCGTCACCCGGCGAAGATCATCGATTGAAGACGAAGAAGATGGCAAAATCCCAAGATTTATTCTCCACTGTACGCCTCTGAGATGAACAAAACGCCGATCCTCGCCAACGGATCTTGGCGATTCACATTCAGGCTTCGAAGACGCCGCCAACGATGATTCCGGCAATGTTGGCTCAACCCAGACAGGCGACATGGGTGTCGGGCGATTCTTCGGAGACCCAATTGCCCAAAACTCAACAAAATACAAATAATACACTGATCTGTACAACAGCTATAAAAATTTGTGCAGAAATTCTAAAAAGAAGGTGAATTTAACTGTATTATAGGGAAAGGGTTTTCTGATATTGGGAAATTTTGGTGGAACTGAAAGGGATTACTGGGAATTTATTTCCAATAActacagggaaaaaaaaaaaaaaccaaaacaaaaagcGGTTTACAGGGAGAAGGAGAGGTTTGGGAGGCAGAAAGTCGGGGTTGGAAGCTGAATTTACAGGTACGAATGGAGgagaaataaaaggaaaaatttgTGGAGGCAGGGAGAAACTTGCGTCCCTCTTACCGCTGGAGAGATCAGAGAGATCTCCATGATCTCCACTTCAAATTGATTTTCTTTCCTCTCTACTTTCCCACagacagagagagaaagagaagaggagggggagagagagaagggaatAAAAAGTTTGTTTTTTGTTGGTGAGAAGTGAGAAGGAGAAAAGCTAATTGGGACCTGTTGGAAGGGAAGGTGAGCTGTCCTCTTTCTGTATGAAAAAACAAACACCAATTCAGCCTCCAAGCGCTGCCTTGCTCTACCAGAAACTTGCCCCTATCAATGTGTTCTGGctgatgagagagagaagagaagagaagaggatagaagagagagagagagagagagagagagagagggagggctcttttttattgttattttttatataaaataaaatgtgcCAAGTGAAAACTATACTTATGTGTTTCTTTCCGAAGAAAAAAAACATGTATTAGTTAATTTTATTACTTGGGCAAGGTGCAGCGAATGCCTTGATGATATAGATGAGCCTTACGTGGAATTTTTGTCTGCTCTTTTGATCCTTCAATTATAGCCCCTTTAAATTTACAATATTGCACTTTCTAGGATTATGTTTTAGTCTTTGGACCCACTCTCTTTTTGCTTATTATACAAGTTTTCATATTTAATCTTGTCATACATACAATGAGTTATTTATTATATGGGCTTACATATTTAGTTGGTGTATGTGGTAAATTTTAAGAATATAGAAAGTGTTGTGTGTGCTTCGATATGATTCTGTATTATCATAAGCAAATGATATATGGAGTTActcttaattattttaataaattattcgTTAATTGTTGTGTTATgtaactcatatacttgatggaaTGCATGTACAAGAAAGAAGATATAGTGGAAAATCACAGAATTGAGGAGTAATAgggaaatcgttgacggtttaactaaatcgtcgacgatttggtagCAAATTTTAGACAAGTTACATATTGTCttaaatcgtcgacagtttgccTCAATCTGTGGACAATTTGGCTTGAGAATTCaaggcaaatttttaaattttgaataatggACATTAAGTTGGTTGTGGTTTGAAAGGAAACCTCcagggaactttatatatacaataTTATGGGTGTATTTGTATTGTAAGAGAAgtaagaagatcattgtaaagtgtcttttgacaccaagatagtAAATTACTTTGTTGATTGCTTTAGTGGATGTAGGCATTGGTGAATCACGTAATTTTTTGTGTTgattttatttgctttcatataaATTGTGTGGGTGTGTTTGGTATTTGGTTTTCATTGATTGCTGCATTGATATTTTGCTGTGCAATTACGATTCTATATACAACAAATTGGCATCAGAGCAATTGTTATTATGGTTTCAGGTATTTCATCTgtgaaatttgatgttgtcaaatttgatggaaatGGGAACTTCGGTTTATAGCATAGAATGGTGAAAGATTTGCTTTGACAGCAAGGAATGATGAAAGCCTTGTTTGGTGTTTAACCGGAAGGCATGGATAAAGCAAATGGGAAGGCATTGGAGGCAAAGATGGTATCTAATATCAGATTGTGTCTGGtggatgacgtgttgtatcatgtcatgaaAGAGGATTCTCCTATAACTGTATAGAATAAGTTTGAAAGCTAGTACATGTCTAAGTCTCTTACGAATAAACTATTTCTCACGCAAAGActttattgacttaagatggtggagggttcgtatttaaaccaacacatcaatgcatttaatcaaatcattagtgatttaatgcgggttaatgtgaaattcgaggaagatgacaaggtgttgatgctactaaattccctacCGGCATCTCATAAGTGTGAGACCTTGCTTACAACTCTTACTTATGGTAAAGAgaccctaaatttggaagaggtgacaagcgtGTTGTTGGGATTTCATCAAAGAATGAAAGTATGTGATGAAATTTCATAcagtgaagggcttgtggtgaaaggtaaccatgAATGTGGGAGAGATAAAAAATGGATCGAGTCAAAATAAATCTCGATCTTAGttcaaaaggaaaaaggaaatttggtgttttaagtgcggtaaaaaagggtacataaaatcggaatgtccggattggaagaaagggaatgctgaaaagGAAGAAGAcacttcaaaatcagcaaatgaAGTTGAAGAAGAATATTTAGAATGCAGTGATGGTCACATACTTTCAGTTTCGTCGGGGTTGGATCGCCTTACGGACTCTCGGATCCTAGTCTAGCGACCCGAAAGATTTTAAtggttaaataattaggaaaatgata
This region of Malania oleifera isolate guangnan ecotype guangnan chromosome 10, ASM2987363v1, whole genome shotgun sequence genomic DNA includes:
- the LOC131165484 gene encoding uncharacterized protein LOC131165484; this translates as MSPVWVEPTLPESSLAASSKPECESPRSVGEDRRFVHLRGVQWRINLGILPSSSSSIDDLRRVTADSRRRYAGLRRRLLVDPHLPKDGSNSPGLVMDNPLSQNPDSMWGRFFRNAELEKMVDQDLSRLYPEHESYFQTLGCQGMLRRILLLWCLKHPVYGYRQGMHELLAPLLYVLHMDVERLSEVRKLYEDHFTDKFDGLSFNESDMIYKFDLKKFPDSMEDEIASHGNMTKVSSLNELDPEIQSIVLLSDAYGAEGELGIVLSEKFMEHDAYCMFDALMSGAHGAVAMADFFSPSPAGGSHTGLPPVIEASSALYHLLSIVDASLHSHLVELGVEPQYFALRWLRVLFGREFSLEGLLIIWDEIFASDNGQLSKAPEEDVAAFGVLSSPRGAFISAMAVSMLLHLRSSLLATENATSCLQRLLNFPGNVDLKKLIEKARSLQAVALDANVSSPFPSTSAAYERSRSVPLRANSLSSDSVSPKTPQSSVPESYWEEQWRVLHKAEELRHSGSGKQDPTRKKGWSEKVRLSLSRAESDPSPAKVDSGRKDPRLSTRRSLLDDLSRELGLEKDIEKTSSNEVSGPKGPLHVEVDRDEKGGRNQNFNFTAEERCLSGNTGSEENSSIFSSPTSPFSRVNDHDSEKSSVASNLSLDENDYESNNVESLQTTTDDSPLPVSDPPENALPEFEFKNDSTGKPINGLKERKLLPGKLQWLWKFGRNAAGEGTSEKGGAPGVTKSTNGSSACSVTDRTDLSSLSTKGDAIDQNVMVALRNLGQSMVENIQVIETAFQQDRGQVGTLENLSKNVLVGKGQVTAMAALKELRKISNLLSEM